The following proteins are encoded in a genomic region of Cryptomeria japonica chromosome 11, Sugi_1.0, whole genome shotgun sequence:
- the LOC131063927 gene encoding auxin-responsive protein SAUR71, with the protein MAKINELEFLATQNTTLSLVIAMTVVSKKLKSFASAMKRLRKGYRRLQGDIDESEYGLWMEVPKGYVPLYVGKDEVRRFMVDARLLNHPFMAQLLQVSREEYGYQQKGGLVVPCDVLFFQTLVDFLTTNDPSAVSFDLASLDKISPAL; encoded by the coding sequence ATGGCGAAAATAAATGAATTGGAATTCTTAGCAACCCAAAACACCACACTTTCTCTGGTTATTGCAATGACTGTGGTGAGCAAGAAACTAAAGAGTTTTGCTTCTGCTATGAAGAGGCTTAGGAAGGGATACCGAAGGCTCCAAGGGGATATTGATGAGAGTGAATATGGGTTGTGGATGGAGGTTCCAAAGGGTTATGTACCACTGTATGTGGGGAAGGATGAGGTGAGGAGATTCATGGTGGATGCTAGGCTTCTGAACCATCCATTCATGGCGCAGCTTCTACAAGTTTCTAGAGAAGAATATGGGTACCAACAGAAAGGAGGCCTTGTTGTTCCTTGTGATGTGCTCTTCTTCCAGACTCTTGTAGATTTCCTCACCACAAACGACCCATCTGCTGTCAGCTTTGATTTGGCCAGTTTGGATAAGATAAGTCCTGCCCTTTGA